One Microbacterium sp. No. 7 genomic window carries:
- the folE gene encoding GTP cyclohydrolase I — protein sequence MAVDRERVAALVRELLVAIGEDPDRPGLRQTPQRVADAYGEFFAGVGEDAAAPLAHTISVSRGPAPDTLPSGAVMLRDVRFRSVCEHHLLPFAGRAHIAYLPGEQVVGLGALARVVDVLAARPQVQERLGEQIADTIAGALDARGVLVVLDAVHECVTMRGGRQPSASTVTIAARGELSEPAARAELVALIGGAA from the coding sequence GTGGCCGTCGACCGTGAGCGCGTCGCCGCGCTCGTGCGCGAGCTGCTCGTCGCGATCGGCGAGGACCCCGACCGCCCGGGCCTGAGGCAGACGCCGCAGCGGGTCGCCGACGCCTACGGCGAGTTCTTCGCGGGCGTGGGGGAGGATGCCGCGGCGCCGCTCGCGCACACGATCTCGGTGTCGCGCGGTCCGGCGCCCGACACGCTGCCGTCGGGTGCCGTGATGCTGCGCGACGTGCGCTTCCGGTCGGTGTGCGAGCACCATCTGCTGCCGTTCGCGGGTCGCGCGCACATCGCCTACCTGCCGGGCGAGCAGGTCGTGGGGCTCGGCGCGCTCGCGCGCGTCGTCGACGTGCTCGCGGCGCGCCCGCAGGTGCAGGAGCGCCTGGGCGAGCAGATCGCCGACACGATCGCGGGCGCCCTCGACGCGCGCGGGGTGCTCGTCGTGCTCGACGCCGTGCACGAGTGCGTGACGATGCGCGGGGGCCGGCAGCCCTCGGCATCCACCGTCACGATCGCCGCGCGCGGCGAGCTGTCGGAGCCGGCCGCCCGCGCCGAGCTCGTCGCCCTCATCGGAGGCGCGGCGTGA
- the ftsH gene encoding ATP-dependent zinc metalloprotease FtsH, with translation MKAKKIARSPFLYVALVGILLLIGMSLISSLTGPQRVTTQEGLELLQGETVSKAVITDGDQRVDLTLSKPYEGSSQVQFYYVEQRADAVVAAIDTAAPDDGFDDVVPRPTWLDGLLSLLIPLALLVLLFWFLMSMAQGGNSKVMQFGKSRAKLVTKETPTVTFADVAGADEAIEEMQEIKDFLKDSARFQAVGARVPKGVLLYGPPGTGKTLLARAVAGEAGVPFYSISGSDFVEMFVGVGASRVRDLFNQAKENSPAIIFIDEIDAVGRHRGAGMGGGHDEREQTLNQMLVEMDGFDPKVNVIVIAATNRPDILDPALLRPGRFDRQIGVDAPDLKGRQKILEVHGRGKPLSPSVDLSVIARKTPGFTGADLANVLNEAALLTARSNAQLIDMRALDEAIDRVIAGPQRRTRVMKDKEKLITAYHEGGHALAAAAMNHTDPVTKVTILPRGKALGYTMVLPLDDKYSVTRNELQDQLTYAMGGRVAEEIVFHDPTTGASNDIEKATGIARKMVTEYGMTTEVGPVKLGSSSGEVFMGRDMGHGRDFSERVAERVDQQVRGLIEQAHNEAYQVINDNRHVLDRLALALLEKETLDHLELAEIFRDVKKLPPRPQWLSSQERPVSPLPPVDVPRRPDLVAASEEAGEAVQTSPAPRATGQARPATA, from the coding sequence ATGAAAGCGAAAAAGATCGCGCGCAGCCCGTTCCTCTACGTGGCGCTCGTCGGCATCCTCCTCCTGATCGGCATGTCTCTCATCTCGAGCCTGACCGGTCCGCAGCGTGTCACGACGCAGGAGGGACTCGAGCTGCTGCAGGGCGAGACGGTCTCCAAGGCCGTCATCACCGACGGCGACCAGCGCGTCGATCTGACGCTCTCGAAGCCCTACGAGGGCTCGTCGCAGGTGCAGTTCTACTACGTGGAGCAGCGCGCGGATGCCGTGGTCGCCGCGATCGACACCGCGGCGCCCGACGACGGGTTCGACGACGTCGTGCCGCGCCCCACGTGGCTCGACGGCCTGCTCTCGCTGCTCATCCCGCTCGCGCTGCTCGTGCTGCTGTTCTGGTTCCTGATGTCGATGGCGCAGGGCGGCAACAGCAAGGTCATGCAGTTCGGCAAGTCGCGCGCGAAGCTCGTGACCAAGGAGACCCCCACGGTCACCTTCGCCGACGTGGCCGGCGCCGACGAGGCCATCGAGGAGATGCAGGAGATCAAGGACTTCCTCAAGGACTCCGCGCGCTTCCAGGCCGTCGGCGCCCGCGTGCCCAAGGGCGTGCTGCTCTACGGCCCTCCCGGAACCGGAAAGACGCTGCTCGCGCGTGCCGTCGCGGGCGAGGCGGGCGTGCCGTTCTACTCGATCTCGGGCTCCGACTTCGTGGAGATGTTCGTCGGCGTCGGCGCGAGCCGCGTGCGCGACCTGTTCAACCAGGCCAAGGAGAACTCTCCCGCCATCATCTTCATCGACGAGATCGACGCCGTCGGCCGCCACCGCGGCGCCGGCATGGGCGGCGGCCACGACGAGCGCGAGCAGACGCTCAACCAGATGCTCGTCGAGATGGACGGTTTCGACCCCAAGGTGAACGTCATCGTCATCGCGGCGACCAACCGTCCCGACATCCTCGACCCCGCCCTGCTGCGCCCGGGTCGTTTCGACCGTCAGATCGGCGTCGACGCCCCCGACCTCAAGGGCCGCCAGAAGATCCTCGAGGTGCACGGCCGCGGCAAGCCGCTGTCGCCCTCGGTCGACCTGTCGGTCATCGCCCGCAAGACGCCGGGCTTCACCGGCGCCGATCTCGCGAACGTGCTCAACGAGGCCGCGCTGCTCACGGCGCGCTCCAACGCGCAGCTGATCGACATGCGCGCCCTCGACGAGGCGATCGACCGCGTCATCGCGGGTCCGCAGCGCCGCACCCGCGTCATGAAGGACAAGGAGAAGCTCATCACCGCGTACCACGAGGGCGGCCACGCCCTCGCCGCGGCGGCGATGAACCACACCGACCCCGTCACGAAGGTCACCATCCTGCCGCGCGGCAAGGCGCTGGGCTACACGATGGTGCTGCCGCTCGACGACAAGTACTCCGTCACCCGCAACGAGCTGCAGGACCAGCTCACTTACGCGATGGGCGGCCGCGTCGCCGAGGAGATCGTGTTCCACGACCCCACCACGGGCGCCAGCAACGACATCGAGAAGGCCACGGGCATCGCCCGCAAGATGGTCACCGAGTACGGCATGACCACCGAGGTCGGCCCCGTCAAGCTCGGCTCGTCGTCGGGCGAGGTGTTCATGGGCCGCGACATGGGCCACGGCCGCGACTTCAGCGAGCGCGTCGCCGAGCGCGTCGACCAGCAGGTGCGCGGGCTCATCGAGCAGGCGCACAACGAGGCCTATCAGGTCATCAACGACAACCGCCACGTGCTCGACCGGCTCGCCCTCGCGCTGCTGGAGAAGGAGACGCTCGACCACCTCGAGCTCGCCGAGATCTTCCGCGACGTCAAGAAGCTGCCGCCGCGCCCGCAGTGGCTGTCGAGCCAGGAGCGTCCGGTGTCGCCGCTGCCGCCCGTCGACGTGCCGCGTCGCCCGGATCTCGTCGCCGCGTCGGAGGAGGCGGGCGAGGCCGTGCAGACGTCGCCGGCGCCGCGGGCGACGGGCCAGGCCCGTCCCGCCACGGCGTGA
- the hpt gene encoding hypoxanthine phosphoribosyltransferase, translating to MRAADIADQLTEVLVTEEQIEEKLEELAARVEADYAGKDLVLVGVLKGAVMVMADFSRRLNRQVTMDWMAVSSYGAGTKSSGVVQIRKDLDTDLHGKHVLIVEDIIDSGLTLSWLLENFASRGADSLEVLALLRKPEAAKVEIDCRYLGFDIPNDFVVGYGLDYAERYRNLRDVAVLAPHVYR from the coding sequence ATGCGCGCGGCCGACATCGCAGACCAGCTCACCGAAGTGCTCGTGACCGAGGAGCAGATCGAGGAGAAGCTCGAAGAGCTCGCGGCCCGCGTCGAGGCCGACTACGCGGGCAAGGACCTCGTGCTCGTGGGCGTGCTGAAGGGCGCCGTCATGGTCATGGCCGACTTCTCGCGGCGGCTGAACCGCCAGGTGACGATGGACTGGATGGCGGTCTCGTCGTACGGCGCCGGCACCAAGTCGAGCGGCGTCGTGCAGATCCGCAAGGACCTCGACACCGACCTGCACGGCAAGCACGTGCTCATCGTCGAGGACATCATCGACTCGGGCCTCACCTTGAGCTGGCTGCTGGAGAACTTCGCCTCGCGCGGCGCCGACTCGCTCGAGGTGCTCGCGCTGCTGCGCAAGCCCGAGGCCGCGAAGGTCGAGATCGACTGCCGCTACCTCGGCTTCGACATCCCCAACGACTTCGTCGTGGGCTACGGCCTCGACTACGCCGAGCGCTACCGCAACCTCCGCGACGTCGCCGTCCTCGCGCCCCACGTCTACCGGTAG
- a CDS encoding DUF937 domain-containing protein translates to MAGLEDILKVLPIDQIAERLGVDPAVASKAVLEGGGAILGGLQKNAETPEGASAIEKALGKHQGLGDKVDLDAVDTNDGSKILTHVFGDDAGQVAQKLTNEPQTAGIDFGKLLPVLAPIILGLLAKNQGGGQAAQSQSAQAQGGGIFDVIGGLLGGGGQGGGLDLGGLLGGLFGGKK, encoded by the coding sequence ATGGCCGGCTTGGAAGACATCCTCAAGGTCCTGCCCATCGATCAGATCGCGGAGCGCCTCGGCGTCGACCCCGCCGTGGCATCCAAGGCGGTGCTCGAGGGCGGCGGCGCGATTCTCGGCGGTCTGCAGAAGAACGCCGAGACCCCCGAGGGCGCGTCGGCGATCGAGAAGGCGCTGGGCAAGCACCAGGGTCTCGGCGACAAGGTCGACCTCGACGCGGTCGACACGAACGACGGCTCCAAGATCCTCACGCACGTGTTCGGCGACGACGCGGGCCAGGTCGCGCAGAAGCTCACGAACGAGCCCCAGACCGCGGGCATCGACTTCGGCAAGCTGCTGCCCGTGCTCGCGCCCATCATCCTCGGCCTGCTGGCCAAGAACCAGGGCGGCGGCCAGGCCGCGCAGAGCCAGAGCGCACAGGCCCAGGGCGGCGGCATCTTCGACGTCATCGGCGGCCTGCTCGGCGGTGGCGGCCAGGGCGGCGGCCTCGACCTCGGCGGCCTCCTCGGCGGCCTGTTCGGCGGCAAGAAGTAA
- the tilS gene encoding tRNA lysidine(34) synthetase TilS, which produces MASVNHRPGLDPSVAEVRRAVRAALTGPSGGDAVIVALSGGPDSLALAAAVAFEAPKAGIAATAVVVDHGLQEGSDAVAAGAADAARSLGLDARVARVQVGAGAGPEAAAREARYAALAAAAREAGAGTVLLGHTLDDQAETVLLGLARGAGTASLAGMAPVRESDGIRWARPLLAVRRATTHAACEAQGLRPWSDPHNDERRYARVRVRHEVLPVLERELGPGVADALARTAEQLREDAEAFADMIDETIEDIVAHAEAGIAVSVAALAANPAALRHRIIRHVVASEFGVSLTRAQTLDVARLVTDWHGQGPIDLPACRATRTAAWITFTAA; this is translated from the coding sequence GTGGCGAGCGTGAATCACCGACCCGGTCTCGACCCGTCCGTCGCCGAGGTGCGCCGCGCTGTGCGCGCGGCGCTCACCGGCCCGTCCGGCGGCGACGCCGTGATCGTCGCGCTCTCCGGCGGCCCCGACTCGCTCGCGCTCGCCGCCGCGGTCGCCTTCGAGGCGCCGAAGGCCGGCATCGCGGCGACGGCGGTCGTCGTCGACCACGGGCTGCAGGAGGGGTCGGACGCCGTGGCCGCCGGCGCCGCCGACGCGGCACGCTCCCTCGGGCTCGATGCCCGGGTGGCTCGCGTGCAGGTGGGCGCGGGCGCGGGGCCCGAGGCCGCCGCGCGCGAGGCGCGGTACGCGGCGCTCGCCGCCGCCGCCCGCGAGGCCGGCGCGGGCACCGTGCTGCTGGGGCACACGCTCGACGACCAGGCCGAGACCGTGCTGCTCGGCCTCGCGCGCGGCGCGGGCACCGCGAGCCTGGCGGGCATGGCGCCGGTGCGCGAGAGCGACGGCATCCGCTGGGCGCGCCCGCTGCTCGCGGTGCGGCGCGCGACGACGCACGCGGCGTGCGAGGCGCAGGGGCTGCGGCCGTGGAGCGATCCGCACAACGACGAGCGCCGCTACGCGCGCGTGCGCGTGCGCCACGAGGTGCTGCCCGTGCTGGAGCGCGAGCTGGGTCCGGGCGTCGCCGACGCCCTCGCGCGCACCGCGGAGCAGCTGAGGGAGGATGCCGAGGCCTTCGCCGACATGATCGACGAGACGATCGAGGACATCGTCGCCCACGCCGAGGCGGGCATCGCGGTGTCGGTCGCGGCGCTCGCCGCGAACCCGGCGGCGCTGCGGCACCGCATCATCCGGCACGTCGTGGCGAGCGAGTTCGGTGTGAGTCTCACCCGCGCCCAGACGCTCGACGTCGCCCGCCTCGTGACCGACTGGCACGGCCAGGGCCCGATCGACCTGCCCGCCTGCCGCGCCACCCGCACCGCCGCCTGGATCACCTTCACCGCCGCCTGA
- a CDS encoding inorganic diphosphatase — protein MGAYDAVIEIPRGSRVKYEVDHGTGRVFLDRVLFTPMGYPANYGFFENTLGEDGDPLDVLLLLDRDIHPGVLAKVRPVAVLKMSDEAGGDDKVVAVLAKDPRWAHIQDVDDIDEWTRNEIGHFFEHYKDLEPGKWVKVDEWANAAEAERLVTEAFERFDEHEGQTKTQGEGEAPKTI, from the coding sequence ATGGGCGCGTACGACGCCGTCATCGAGATCCCGCGCGGCAGCCGCGTGAAGTACGAGGTCGACCACGGCACCGGGCGCGTGTTCCTCGACCGCGTGCTGTTCACGCCCATGGGCTACCCCGCCAACTACGGCTTCTTCGAGAACACGCTCGGCGAGGACGGCGACCCGCTCGACGTGCTCCTGCTGCTCGACCGCGACATCCACCCCGGCGTGCTCGCCAAGGTGCGTCCCGTCGCCGTGCTCAAGATGAGCGACGAGGCGGGCGGCGACGACAAGGTCGTGGCCGTGCTCGCGAAGGACCCGCGCTGGGCGCACATCCAGGACGTCGACGACATCGACGAGTGGACCAGGAACGAGATCGGCCACTTCTTCGAGCACTACAAGGACCTCGAGCCCGGCAAGTGGGTCAAGGTCGACGAGTGGGCGAACGCCGCGGAGGCCGAGCGCCTGGTGACCGAGGCGTTCGAGCGCTTCGACGAGCACGAGGGCCAGACCAAGACGCAGGGCGAGGGCGAAGCCCCCAAGACCATCTGA
- a CDS encoding M23 family metallopeptidase, whose amino-acid sequence MRANDAECGCAPTHDEWRAFATPVSRRTALGLTIVGALGIGAAASLVASPAFADEYPTWEDVEKAMANEQAKAAEISRIEKLIADLTADVAYKQAEAERLMSEFIVAQEAFEDAVARAESLQAQADAEAILAREAAQKLGKLAAQEYRTGGDDTSLELFFSGSAASADDLLARLGTMDKIVEANRAVHTEAVRARDNAQNLSNQAAVARDERDRLQVEAQRKMESAQAAAIAAQAALDTQTANLDVLQAQLAALRDSTATTVAGYEAGVEARRKAEEERQRRLREEEEARRVAREAEAQRQRDAAAAAAAAGGGGGGGGGGSSSGGGGGGGGGVVNGTGWARPHGGWINDGYGPRPVICSGGGCSSGFHRGVDFSAGCWDAIYAASSGTVSFAAYSGTWGNYVMIDHGGGIQSAYAHIANGGYNVGNGQYVNAGDVIAYVGTTGASTGCHLHFEIYRDGARIDPVPFMADRGVYL is encoded by the coding sequence GTGCGCGCGAACGATGCCGAATGCGGGTGCGCCCCCACTCACGACGAGTGGCGTGCGTTCGCGACGCCTGTCTCGCGGCGTACCGCCCTGGGCCTCACCATCGTCGGAGCGCTCGGCATCGGTGCCGCGGCATCCCTGGTCGCCTCCCCCGCCTTCGCCGACGAGTACCCCACGTGGGAAGACGTCGAGAAGGCGATGGCGAACGAGCAGGCCAAGGCCGCCGAGATCTCCCGCATCGAGAAGCTCATCGCCGATCTGACCGCCGACGTCGCGTACAAGCAGGCTGAGGCCGAGCGCCTGATGAGCGAGTTCATCGTCGCGCAGGAGGCCTTCGAAGACGCCGTCGCGCGGGCCGAGTCGCTGCAGGCGCAGGCGGACGCCGAGGCGATCCTGGCCCGCGAGGCCGCGCAGAAGCTCGGCAAGCTCGCCGCGCAGGAGTACCGCACGGGCGGCGACGACACCTCGCTCGAGCTCTTCTTCTCGGGATCGGCCGCCTCGGCCGACGACCTGCTCGCCCGCCTCGGCACGATGGACAAGATCGTCGAGGCCAACCGCGCCGTGCACACCGAGGCCGTGCGGGCCCGCGACAACGCGCAGAACCTCAGCAACCAGGCCGCCGTCGCCCGCGACGAGCGCGACCGGCTGCAGGTCGAGGCGCAGCGCAAGATGGAGTCGGCGCAGGCCGCCGCGATCGCCGCGCAGGCCGCCCTCGACACCCAGACCGCGAACCTCGACGTGCTGCAGGCGCAGCTCGCCGCCCTGCGCGACTCGACCGCGACGACCGTCGCGGGCTACGAGGCCGGCGTCGAGGCCCGCCGCAAGGCCGAGGAGGAGCGTCAGCGCCGCCTGCGCGAAGAAGAGGAGGCGCGCCGGGTCGCCCGCGAGGCCGAGGCGCAGCGTCAGCGCGACGCCGCCGCGGCGGCCGCCGCAGCCGGTGGCGGTGGCGGCGGGGGAGGCGGCGGAAGCTCATCGGGCGGCGGCGGTGGCGGAGGCGGCGGTGTCGTCAACGGCACCGGCTGGGCCCGTCCGCACGGCGGCTGGATCAACGACGGATACGGCCCGCGCCCCGTGATCTGCAGCGGCGGCGGATGCTCCAGCGGCTTCCACCGCGGCGTCGACTTCTCGGCGGGATGCTGGGATGCCATCTACGCGGCGTCCTCGGGCACCGTGAGCTTCGCGGCCTACAGCGGCACGTGGGGCAACTACGTCATGATCGACCACGGCGGCGGCATCCAGAGCGCTTACGCGCACATCGCCAACGGCGGGTACAACGTCGGCAACGGCCAGTACGTCAACGCGGGCGACGTCATCGCCTACGTCGGCACCACCGGCGCCTCCACGGGCTGCCACCTGCACTTCGAGATCTACCGCGACGGCGCGCGCATCGACCCCGTGCCGTTCATGGCCGACCGCGGGGTCTATCTCTGA
- a CDS encoding DUF3263 domain-containing protein, with translation MDPLTLLAFEDRWGAQSAAKEEAIRAELHLTPARYYQLLSRIIDTREALEAHPVLVNRLRRMRDAKRR, from the coding sequence ATGGACCCTCTCACCCTGCTCGCTTTCGAGGACCGGTGGGGCGCCCAATCGGCCGCGAAAGAGGAAGCGATACGCGCCGAACTCCACCTCACCCCAGCCCGCTACTACCAACTCTTGAGCAGGATCATCGACACCCGGGAAGCCCTCGAAGCACACCCGGTGCTCGTGAACAGACTCAGGCGGATGAGAGACGCGAAGCGACGTTGA
- a CDS encoding SOS response-associated peptidase family protein: protein MCASYGLDPRFADEEWRDAVDRAVLDDLRTWAEENNRSTLRPTGIRARNLNPIIQHPGSLTLAWWGYLVDGKVAPFPSINSRAERLSRSRRPLGGRAIVPASHWLEMQKPSRVWHELAAPGDRLLGMAAVTRPGHTADGREYVCYSLVMHPAAEHIADVHDRMPLLVAPGFADEWLTSDAPAAELLATAAGAAQDLDASIIARPQASDTAPAALF, encoded by the coding sequence ATGTGCGCCAGCTACGGACTCGATCCCCGCTTCGCCGACGAGGAGTGGCGGGACGCCGTCGACCGGGCGGTGCTCGACGACCTCCGCACCTGGGCCGAGGAGAACAACCGCTCGACGCTCCGCCCGACGGGCATCCGGGCCCGCAACCTCAACCCCATCATCCAGCACCCCGGCTCTCTCACGCTCGCATGGTGGGGGTACCTCGTCGACGGCAAGGTCGCCCCGTTCCCATCGATCAACTCCCGCGCCGAACGCCTATCCCGTAGCCGCCGCCCTCTCGGCGGGCGGGCGATCGTCCCCGCATCGCACTGGTTGGAGATGCAGAAGCCCTCCCGGGTCTGGCACGAGCTCGCAGCCCCCGGTGACCGACTGCTCGGCATGGCGGCCGTCACGCGCCCCGGCCACACCGCCGACGGGCGCGAGTACGTCTGCTACTCGCTGGTCATGCATCCCGCGGCGGAGCACATCGCCGATGTCCACGACCGGATGCCGCTGCTCGTGGCCCCCGGTTTCGCGGACGAGTGGCTCACCAGCGACGCACCCGCCGCAGAACTTCTCGCCACGGCCGCCGGCGCCGCGCAGGACCTGGACGCGTCGATCATCGCCCGCCCCCAGGCCTCCGACACCGCGCCCGCCGCGCTGTTCTAG
- a CDS encoding peptidoglycan DD-metalloendopeptidase family protein, whose product MTATYPGAAFFVQSPNCAPRRAGARITHVILHLTGNLADHTAYFSRRNERSVAPHLYPRPDGMLTQFVRFGWRAWTTAVPLDESAVTFEIEAVGDATPEQYEAVARFIAWLADQTEVDGIPVDFEISRARVIGHREAPGVTSGTVCPVDLNIDRIVARARDLRGARMLWPNGTTTEPKRSDGYGPRTSILTSAGWTRPFHVGTDHHSIGTIRAIAAGTVIESGWIDWAGNQVLVYLGELDGIRTWVRYCHLAWPSLLSRGDQVAAGAVIGTEGATGQAAGVHLHWEIYRGRVDRGTGSNPGATTDPRAFILAHMNQTAGSPAGGEDDMSAEAERKIAAIYDAIFTGGTSMPDNQRSLAASVAETVQLGRITAGRTGVIQGFYRRSELGPEWMLIDPSFPPHPEHPEQDGYRVTTDAEIARLMGTNPVLISRKDYIARQAAARERAATWRAAVAPSFEA is encoded by the coding sequence ATGACGGCGACGTATCCGGGCGCCGCGTTCTTCGTGCAGTCGCCGAACTGTGCGCCGCGGCGGGCCGGGGCGCGGATCACGCATGTGATCTTGCACCTGACGGGCAACCTCGCCGACCATACGGCGTACTTCTCGCGTCGCAACGAGCGCAGCGTCGCCCCGCACCTGTACCCGCGGCCGGACGGGATGCTGACGCAGTTCGTTCGGTTCGGGTGGCGTGCGTGGACGACCGCGGTGCCGCTGGATGAGAGCGCGGTCACGTTCGAGATCGAAGCGGTCGGTGACGCGACACCCGAACAGTACGAGGCGGTCGCACGGTTCATCGCGTGGCTCGCCGACCAGACCGAGGTCGACGGCATCCCGGTCGATTTCGAGATATCCCGTGCCCGGGTGATCGGGCATCGGGAAGCGCCCGGGGTGACGAGCGGCACCGTGTGCCCGGTCGATCTGAACATCGACCGGATCGTCGCCCGCGCCCGCGACCTGAGAGGGGCACGCATGCTCTGGCCCAACGGCACCACCACCGAACCCAAGCGGTCCGACGGGTACGGGCCGCGCACGTCGATCCTGACCAGCGCCGGGTGGACGCGCCCGTTCCATGTCGGCACGGACCATCACAGCATCGGCACGATCCGGGCGATCGCCGCAGGCACGGTCATCGAGTCCGGCTGGATCGACTGGGCCGGCAATCAGGTGCTCGTCTACCTGGGCGAGCTCGACGGCATCCGCACATGGGTGCGGTACTGCCACCTCGCGTGGCCGTCGCTGCTGTCCCGCGGCGACCAGGTGGCCGCCGGCGCGGTGATCGGCACCGAGGGCGCGACCGGGCAGGCCGCCGGCGTGCACCTGCACTGGGAGATCTACCGCGGCCGCGTGGACCGCGGCACCGGCAGCAACCCGGGCGCGACCACTGACCCGCGCGCTTTCATCCTCGCCCACATGAACCAGACCGCCGGCAGCCCGGCAGGAGGAGAGGACGACATGTCCGCAGAAGCTGAACGGAAGATCGCCGCGATCTACGACGCGATCTTCACCGGCGGCACATCCATGCCCGACAATCAGCGTTCCCTGGCCGCGTCGGTCGCGGAGACCGTGCAGCTCGGCCGCATCACCGCGGGCCGTACGGGGGTGATCCAGGGGTTCTACCGGCGCAGCGAGTTGGGCCCGGAGTGGATGCTCATCGACCCGTCGTTCCCGCCGCACCCGGAGCATCCGGAGCAGGACGGGTACCGGGTCACGACCGACGCGGAGATCGCCCGCCTGATGGGCACCAACCCGGTGCTGATCTCACGCAAGGACTACATCGCCCGTCAGGCCGCCGCTCGTGAGCGCGCCGCCACGTGGCGGGCGGCGGTGGCTCCGTCGTTCGAGGCGTGA